A region of Camelus dromedarius isolate mCamDro1 chromosome 22, mCamDro1.pat, whole genome shotgun sequence DNA encodes the following proteins:
- the VDAC3 gene encoding voltage-dependent anion-selective channel protein 3 produces MCNTPTYCDLGKAAKDVFNKGYGFGMVKIDLRTKSCSGVEFATSGHAYTDTGKASGNLETKYKICNYGLTFTQKWNTDNTLGTEISLENKLAEGLKLTLDTVFVPNTGKKSGKLKASYKRDCFSLGSNVDIDFSGPTIYGWAVLAFEGWLAGYQMSFDTAKSKLSQNNFALGYKAADFQLHTHVNDGTEFGGSIYQKVNEKIETSINLAWTAGSNNTRFGIAAKYKLDCRTSLSAKVNNASLIGLGYTQTLRPGVKLTLSALIDGKNFNAGGHKVGLGFELEA; encoded by the exons ATGTGTAACACACCGACTTACTGTGACCTAGGAAAGGCTGCCAAGGATGTCTTCAACAAAGGATATG ggtTTGGCATGGTCAAAATAGATCTGAGAACCAAGTCATGTAGTGGAGTG GAATTTGCGACTTCGGGTCATGCTTACACTGATACAGGGAAAGCATCAGGCAACCTGGAGACCAAATACAAGATCTGCAACTATGGGCTCACCTTCACCCAGAAGTGGAACACAGACAACACTCTTGGGACGGAGATCTCTTTGGAGAATAAG TTGGCTGAAGGGTTGAAACTGACTCTTGATACCGTATTTGTACCGAACACAGG AAAGAAGAGTGGGAAATTGAAGGCTTCCTATAAACGGGATTGTTTCAGTCTTGGCAGTAATGTTGATATAGATTTTTCTGGACCAACCATCTATGGCTGGGCTGTGTTGGCCTTTGAAGGTTGGCTTGCTGGCTATCAGATGAGTTTTGACACAGCCAAATCCAAACTGTCACAGAACAACTTCGCCCTGGGTTACAAGGCTGCAGACTTCCAGCTGCACACTCACGT GAACGATGGCACTGAATTTGGAGGGTCAATCTACCAGAAGGTGAATGAGAAGATTGAAACATCAATAAACCTGGCGTGGACGGCTGGCAGTAACAACACCCGTTTTGGCATCGCTGCTAAGTACAAGCTGGATTGTAGAACTTCCCTCTCT GCTAAAGTAAATAATGCCAGCCTGATTGGACTGGGTTATACTCAGACCCTTCGACCAG GAGTCAAACTGACCCTGTCCGCTCTCATCGATGGAAAGAACTTCAATGCCGGTGGTCAcaaggtggggctgggatttgaactggaAGCTTAA